Below is a window of Phaenicophaeus curvirostris isolate KB17595 unplaced genomic scaffold, BPBGC_Pcur_1.0 scaffold_297, whole genome shotgun sequence DNA.
tccagggTCTCCGCTGGTGCTGaagctgctggggaaggagaggacgGAGCGCAGGACCTTCCTGCGGGAATATTGCGTCTCGCGCTGCGCGGCCGCCCACGGCTCCTGCCTGAGGGCCCTGCCCGGCGCCTTCGAGACCTCCAGCCACTATGTCTTCGCGCTGGAGGTGGCCCCGGCCGGGGACCTCTGCAGCCTCCTCGAGCCGGGGGTGAGCGGGACGAAGGTGCTCCAGGTGCTTCAGGTGCTCCAGGTGCTTCAGGTTCTCCAGGTGCTTCAGGTTCTCCAGGTGCTCCAGGTGCTTCAGGTTCTTCAGGTGCTTCAGGTGCTCCAGGTGCTCCAGGTGCTTCAGGTGCCTCAGGTGCTCCAGGTGCCTcaggtgctccaggtgctgtGGATGCTTCAGGTGGTGGCCCTGGCCAGGGACCTCTGCAGCCTCCTCGGGCCAGGGGTGAGTGGGATGAAGGTGCTCCAGGTGCTCCAGGTGTTTCAGGttctcaggtgctgcaggttctcaggtgctgcaggttctGCAGGTTCTGCAGGTTCTCAGGTGCTTCAGTTGCTCCAGGttctcaggtgctgcaggttcctcaggttctgcaggttctcaggtgctgcaggttcctcaggtcctgcaggttctcaggttctgcaggttcctcaggttctgcaggttcctcaggtcctgcaggttctcaggttctgcaggttcctcaggtcctgcaggttcctcaggtcctgcaggttctcaggtgctgcaggttcctcaggttctgcaggttcctcaggtcctgcaggttctcaggttctgcaggttcctcaggtcctgcaggttctcaggttctgcaggttcctcaggttctgcaggttcctcaggtgctgcaggttcctcaggttctgcaggttcctcaggtgctgcaggttcctcaggtgCTGCAGGTCCTGCAGGTGCTCAGGTGCTTCAGTTGCTCCATGTTCTCAGGTGCTGCACATTCTGCAGGTTCTCAGGTTCTGCAGGTGCTTCAGTTGCTCCAGATGCTCCAGGTTCTGCAGGTTCTGCAGGttctcaggtgctgcaggttctgcaggtgctgcaggttctcaggtgctgcaggtgcttCAGTTGCTCCAGGTTCTCAGGTTCTGCAGGTTCTCAGGTCCTGCAGGTCCTCAGGTCCTGCAGGTTCTCAGGTTCTCCAGGttctcaggtgctgcaggttctCACGTGCTTCAGTTGCTCCAGGTTCTCAGGTTCTCAGGTTCTGCAGGTGCTGCAAGTTCTCAGGTTCTGCAGGTTCTGCAGGttctcaggtgctgcaggttctTAGGTGCTTCAGTTGCTCCAGGTTCTCAGGTTCTGCAGGTTCTCAGGTTCTGCAGGTTCCTCAGGTCCTGCAGGTCttcaggtgctgcaggttctCAGGTTCTGAGGTCCTGCAGGTGCTTCAGTTGCTCCAGGttctcaggtgctgcaggttctCAGGTTCTGCAGGTTCTCAGGTCCTGCAGGTCCCTCAGGTTCTGCAGGTCCCTCAGGTCCTACAGGTCCTCAGGTGCTGCAggtccctctttctccttccaggaGGGCCTCCCGGAGGCCCCCGTGAAGCGCTGCGCCGCGCAGGTGGCCTCGGCCCTCGACTTCCTCCACGGCCTCGCCCTGGTCCACGGCGACGTCAAGCTGGACAACGTCCTCCTCTTCGACCGCCAGTGCCGCCTGGTCAAGCTGGGCGACTTCGGGCTGACGCGGCCGCAGGGCTCGGCCGTGGGGCCCTCGGCCAGCGCCCTCCCCTACGTGGCCCCCGAGCTCCTCGCCCTGGGGGCCTGCGGCTTCTCAGGTGCTGCGGCttctcaggtgctgcaggttctCAGGTGCTTCAGTTGCTCCAGGTTCTCAGGTTCTGCAGGttctgcaggtgctgcaggttcTCAGGTTCTCAGGTGCTGTTGGTGCTGCAGGTTCTGAAGTGCTGCAGGTTCTGAAGTTCTGCAGGTTCTGAGGTTCttcaggtgctgcaggttctCAGGTTCTACAGGTTCTCAGGttctgcaggtgctgcaggttcTCAGGTTCTACAGGTTCTCAGGttctgcaggtgctgcaggttcTGCAGGttctcaggtgctgcaggttctGCAGGTGCTGCAAGTTCTCAGGTTCTGCAGGTGCTTCAGTTGCTCCAGGTTCTCAGGTTCTGCAGGTTCCTCAGGTCCTGCAGGTCTTCAAGTTCTGCAGGTTCTCAGGTCCTGCAGGTTCTCAGGTTCTGCAGGTCCTGCAGGCTCTCAGGTGCTTCAGTTGCTCCATGTTCTCAGGTGCTGCAGGATCTCAGGTTCTCAGGTTctgcaggttcctcaggtgctgcaggttctGCAAGttctcaggtgctgcaggtgctcCAGATGCTCCAGGTTCTGCAGGTCCTGCAGGTTCTCAGGTTCTGCAGGTGCTTCAGTTGCTCCAGGttctcaggtgctgcaggtgctgcaggttcTCAGGTTCTCAGGTTCTCAGGTTCTGCAGGTTCTCAGGTTCTGCAGGTCCTCAGGTTCTGCAGGTCCTTCAGGTTCTGCAGGTGCTTCAGTTGCTCCAGGttctcaggtgctgcaggttctCAGGTTCTCCAGGTTCTCAGGTTCTGCAGGTGCTTCAGTTGCTCCAGGttctcaggtgctgcaggttctCAGGTTCTCCAGGTTCTCAGGTTCTGCAGGTTCTCAGGTTCTCAGGttctgcaggtgctgcaggttctcaggtgctgcaggttctcaggtgctgcaggttctGCAGGttctcaggtgctgcaggttctCAGGTGCTTCAGTTGCTCCAGGttctcaggtgctgcaggttctCAGGTTCTCCAGGTTCTCAGATTCTGCAGGTGCTCCAGATGCTCCAGGTTCTGCAGGTTCTGCAGGTCCCTCAGGTTCTGCAGGTCCCTCAGGTCCTGCAGGTCCCTCAGGTTCTGCAGGTCCCTCAGGTCCTGCAGGTCCCTCAggtgtccccccctctttctccttccaggaGGGCCTCCCGGAGGCCCCCGTGAAGCGCTGCGCCGCGCAGGTGGCCTCGGCCCTCGACTTCCTCCACGGCCTCGCCCTGGTCCACGGCGACGTCAAGCTGGACAACGTCCTCCTCTTCGACCGCCAGTGCCGCCTGGTCAAGCTGGGCGACTTCGGGCTGACGCGGCCGCAGGGCTCGGCCGTGGGGCCCTCGGCCAGCGCCCTCCCCTACGCGGCCCCCGAGCTCCTCGCCCTGGGGGCCTGCAGCttctcaggtgctgcaggttctCAGGTTCTCAGGTTCTCTaggtgctgtgggtgctgcaggTTCTGAAGTTCTGCAGGTTCTGAGGTTCttcaggtgctgcaggttctCAGGTTCTACAGGTTCTCAGGttctgcaggtgctgcaggttctcaggtgctgcaggttctGCAGGTGCTTCAGTTGCTCCAGGTTCTCAGGTCCTGCAGGTTCTCAGTTTCTGCAGGTTCTCAGTttctgcaggtgctgcaggCTCTCAGGTGCTTCAGTTGCTCCATGTTCTTAGGTGCTGCAGGttctcaggtgctgcaggttctCAGGTTCTCCAGGttctcaggtgctgcaggtgcttCAGTTGCTCCAGGTTCTCAGGTTCTCCAGGTTCTCAGGTTCTGCAGGTGCTTCAGTTGCTCCAGGTTCTCAGGTTCTGCAGGttctcaggtgctgcaggttctCAGGTTCTGCAGGTGCTTCAGTTGCTCCAGGTTCTCAGGTTCTGCAGGTTCTCAGGTTCTGCAGGTTCCTCAGGTCCTGCAGGTCTTCAAGTTCTGCAGGTTCTCAGGTCCTGCAGGTTCTCAGGTTCTGCAGGTCCTGCAGGCTCTCAGGTGCTTCAGTTGCTCCATGTTCTCAGGTGCTGCAGGATCTCAGGTTCTCAGGTTctgcaggttcctcaggtgctgcaggttctGCAAGttctcaggtgctgcaggtgctcCAGATGCTCCAGGTTCTGCAGGTCCTGCAGGTTCTCAGGTTCTGCAGGTGCTTCAGTTGCTCCAGGttctcaggtgctgcaggtgctgcaggttcTCAGGTTCTCAGGTTCTCAGGTTCTGCAGGTTCTCAGGTTCTGCAGGTCCTCAGGTTCTGCAGGTCCTTCAGGTTCTGCAGGTGCTTCAGTTGCTCCAGGttctcaggtgctgcaggttctCAGGTTCTCCAGGTTCTCAGGTTCTGCAGGTGCTTCAGTTGCTCCAGGttctcaggtgctgcaggttctCAGGTTCTCCAGGTTCTCAGGTTCTGCAGGTTCTCAGGTTCTCAGGttctgcaggtgctgcaggttctcaggtgctgcaggttctcaggtgctgcaggttctGCAGGttctcaggtgctgcaggttctcaggttctgcaggtgctgcaggttctcaggtgctgcaggttctCAGGTTCTGCAGGTTCTGCAGGttctcaggtgctgcaggttctCAGGTGCTTCAGTTGCTCCAGGttctcaggtgctgcaggttctCAGGTTCTCCAGGTTCTCAGATTCTGCAGGTGCTCCAGATGCTCCAGGTTCTGCAGGTTCTGCAGGTCCCTCAGGTTCTGCAGGTCCCTCAGGTCCTGCAGGTCCCTCAGGTTCTGCAGGTCCCTCAGGTCCTGCAGGTCCCTCAggtgtccccccctctttctccttccaggaGGGCCTCCCGGAGGCCCCCGTGAAGCGCTGCGCCGCGCAGGTGGCCTCGGCCCTCGACTTCCTCCACGGCCTCGCCCTGGTCCACGGCGACGTCAAGCTGGACAACGTCCTCCTCTTCGACCGCCAGTGCCGCCTGGTCAAGCTGGGCGACTTCGGGCTGACGCGGCCGCAGGGCTCGGCCGTGGGGCCCTCGGCCAGCGCCCTCCCCTACGCGGCCCCCGAGCTCCTGGCCCTGGTGGCCTCGCAGACCTTGAGCTTGGAGCCCAGCGTGGACGTCTGGGCCTTCGGCgtcctcctcttctgcctcgCCACCGGCCGCTTCCCGTGGGCTTCGGCCCGGGGAGACGACCCCGACTTCCAGGAATTTTCCTCCTGGCAGGAGGGGAAGCCAGGAGGGGAGGTCCCCCCGCCGGCCGCCTGGGAGGTCTTCACGGAGGAAGGGCTGGAGATGATGAGGAGGGTGATGAAGATGGACCCCGAGCGACGCAGCGCGGCCGGGGAGGTGGAGAAGTATCTCCATCGGCCGTGGTTGGTGGCTAccgggagcggggagggggctACCGGCGGTGACCAGTCAGCCCtgagaactgggagcactggggagctggaaggtgaggatggaggagaaggttcttcaagagaagaaaccagcagctcccagtccctcctgaGAACTGGGGAACTGGTTGgtgaggatggaggagaaggttcttcaagagaagaaaccagcagcTCCCACTCCCTCCtgagaactgggagcactggggagctggaaggtgaggatggaggagaaggttcttcaagagaagaaaccagcagctcccagtccctcctgaGAACTGGGGAACTGGTTGgtgaggatggaggagaaggttcttcaagagaagaaaccagcagctcccagtccctcctgaGAACTGGGGAACTGGTTGGTGatggtggaggagaaggttcttcaagAGCAGcaaccagcagctcccagttcctcctgagaactgggagcactgggagcactggagaagTGGCTGGTGatggtggaggagaaggttcttcaagagaagaaaccagcagctcccagtcctccctgagaactgggagcactggagaagTGGTTGGTgatgggggaggagaaggttcttcaagGGAAGAAACCAGTAGCTCCCAGTCTCCCCtgagaactgggagcactggggagctGGATGGTGatggtggaggagaaggttcttcaagagaagaaaccagcagctcccagtccctcctgaGAACTGGGGAACTGGTTGGTgatgggggaggagaaggttcttcaagagaagaaaccagcagctcccagtccctcctgagaactgggagcactggggagctggaaggtgaggatggaggagaaggttcttcaagagaagaaaccagcagctcccagtcaCCCCtgagaactgggagcactgggagcactggagaagtggatggtgatgatggaggagaaggttcttcaagACCTGCAATcagcagctcccagtcccccctgagcactgggagcactggggagctGGATGCTGATGGTGCAAGGGATGGTCCCAGCACTGGTCCTAGTCCCCCATGAGCCCTGGAAGCCCTGGGAGATGGAGCTTCTGGAGCAGGACCTGgcgtcccagtgcctcccagtcgcTCTCCTCGCCCCGTACTGGTTCCCGCGTCTTCTCCTCCCCCCTTGGATTCCGCCGCGGGAGCCGCGTGGTCCTCTCCTCCGGCTCCTCCACACGAGCTCCCGGCTTGAGTTTCAGCCGCGACCTTTGAGTCTGACCCATCATCCAAGAATTTCTCCGGCTCCGGCAACCCGAGAAGGTGGTTGGATGAGGTTCAACCACCTGCTCGGCGCCGCTCGACCATCTGGTCCCTCTTGGCATCGGAGAGGAGGAACCTCCAACCTCTGGCGTCTCTCCAGGCTGCTCGGGGAGCTTCTCCCACCCCCCCCGAACCTCATTTTTGGGACACGGGGATCTCCAGGTGGGACCTTTCCATGCTGGGAACCCCTCAAAAAGTCTTGGAGATGTTGTAGCTCCACCTCCCGCCCCGTCAACGGAAGCGGAAAAGCCGCTGAGATGTTGGAGCTCAATAAAATCCTTTGGTCGCCCCCAAAATCTGGATTGTTCTCCTCGTTGAGGGGCTCCAGGCTCCCCCCCTGGTGGTGGTGGGAAGGGTCCGGGTTGGAGAGGACAcccagggagctgggagagcCGCCAAATTCCTCATGTGGGACCAGATGGAAGCGTCTCCTtggcagctgctcctcctggaTCGGAGCCTGGAGATGTTTGAcctctggggggggggggtgaagATTCCAGCTCGGATGGTTGACGCTCCCGATCCTCAAGAATCAGCTCCCAGGTGGGTTCCTCCAGCTTCTAGCGGAGCCACGAGGTTCTCCAGGAGAGGAGAAGCTCCTCAGACCATCCCCAACGTGGACCCTGGGGGATTTTCTCTGAGGGAAACGAGGCTCGAAGCCGTTTCTCCACGTCCCATTCCTGAAGACCCTgatctaaggtctcctcaggcttccctggagcccctttccctcctgGAAGCTCTTTGAGGTCCCcccaagctttcctggagcccctttccctcctgGAAGCTCTTTGAGGTCTCcccaagctttcctggagcccctttccctcctgGAAGCTCTTCCAGGTCTCCtcaagctttcctggagcccctttccctactggaagctcTTCAAGGTCTCCCcaagcttccctggagcccctttccctactggaagctcTTCAAGGTCTCcccaagctttcctggagcccctttccctattGGAAGCTCTTCAAGGTCTCCCcaagcttccctggagcccctttccctcctgGAAGCTCTTCAAGGTCTCCCCaagcttccctggagcctctttccacactggaagatgctctaaggtctccccagagctgaacaaccccaactttcccAGCTTGTCCTCATCCACGAGGTTCTCCAAGCCCCAAGATCATCTCCACGACCTCCTCTAGGCTCGCTCCAACATCTCCACCACCTTCCTGAGCTGCAGAAAAGTCCCTCCCAGAGAGGTCTAGGTCTTCACAGAAGATCTACAAGCACGAGAAAGTCTTTCTCTTTATTTCGTTTGGGACCTCGGACACCAGATCCCAACGTTTCCACGGATGGAGCTCAACCCAAGGGACCATCCAACCCCAATCCAAGGGCCGTTTCTCAGCAGAAAGCAACATTTTCATAGAAGAAAGATCTTCAGAAGAAGGTCTTGGCCACCGTCTCCCCTCCTAGGACCCCGACGAGCTGGAGAACCCAGAAATCACCTTTCTcaccgaccttctccaatcccACCACTCCCAGGACGCGGAGAAAAACCTGTTTGGAACAATCACGAACGTTAATTTTGGGATTAGGAGCAAAATTAAGACCCCGAAGAGGCGTGATGGAACCAAAGACACGTGAGATGAAGCCATTGAGATGTGGTGAGGGCCATAAACGTGAAATATCATCAAGGAAAGCTCGTTTGAGTCAAAAATTAACGTTTGATTGAACATCAAAGTCACTTCCGGCTCCTTCCACGTGGCTTCTGGGTGGGATTTGAGGAGCCAaagggtgttttccaacctgaattgTCCTACAGGCGCCTGAGTCCgctctgcagcatctccagGTGGCTCTGATGGTCCACGGACTCGGAGATCGTCAAGCAGGACATATGGACCTCACTGATGGAATTCCTTGGGTTGTAATGGTTGAGGGGCCGTCCTCCGTAGGGTCTCCGTTCTTCATGCCAGGCGATGGGGCCTGAGGAGAGACGAGGAGACACCTCAGAGACAGGGATGGGAGCAGAAAACCTCatgagaagagggagaaggtgCTCAGAGAAGATCTAGAAGAGAAGATGCTGCTCCCAGGATGGAGGAGGCACCTCAGAGACAGGGATGGGAGCAGAAAACCTCatgagaagagggagaaggtgCTTGGAGAAGGTCTAGAGGAGAAGATGCTGCTCCCAGGATGGAGGAGACACCTCAGAGACAGGGATGGGAGCAGAAAACCTCatgagaagagggagaaggtgctcggagaagctctagaagagaAGATGCTGCTCCCAGGATGGAGGAGACACCTCAGAGACAGGGATGGGAGCAGAAAACCTCatgagaagagggagaaggtgctcagagaagctctagaagagaAGATGCTGCTCCTAGGATGGAGGAGACACCTCAGTTGAGGGGATGGGAGCAGAAAACCTCatgagaagagggagaagatgcTTAGAGGAACCTCTAGAAGAGAAGATGCTGCTCCCAGGATGGAGGAGACACCTCAGTTGAGGGGATGGGAGCAGAAAACCTCatgagaagagggagaaggtgCTTGGAGGAACCTCTAGAAGAGAAGATGCTGCTCCCAGGATGGAGGAGACACCTCAGAGACAGGGATGGGAGCAGAAAACCTCatgagaagagggagaaggtgCTCAGAGGAACCTCTAGAAGAGAAGATGCTGCTCCCTGGAGAGAGGAGACACCTCAGAGGAAGGGATGGGAGCAGAAAACCTCatgagaagagggagaaggtgCTCAGAGGAACCTCTAGAAGAGAAGATGCTGCTCCCTGGAGAGAGGAGACACCTCAGAGGAAGGGATGGGAGCAGAAAACCTCatgagaagagggagaaggtgcttggagaagctctagaagagaAGATGCTGCTCCCAGGATGGAGGAGACACCTCAGTTGAGGGGATGGGAGCAGAAAACCTCATGAGAAGAGGGACCAGGAGCTTAGAGGGAGCCAGGACATCAAACCCCAACGTCTCCATGGACGCGGCTCAACCCAAGGCATCATCCAACCCACCTCCAGGTGCcgtttctcaattttttttccaggaggaaCCAAGGAAATTGGCTCCTCGAGCCCTTCCCACCCCGGAGCTTCAAGCCCTCTGGCTCTTATTCCACCTCCACAAACTCACCGACGTGTCTTGGATCCCGTCGGGCCCCTGCGGAGAGAAGAAAAGCCCCAAATCAAAGGTCTCGTTGCTCTTGGAGGAGATGCCACCCGCCTCCCGGGGCAATAAATAATTAACGTGGGGCCCCCCGTGGCTCGTTGGTGTCAACTGAAACTTCTCAATCCTGGTGGGAAGGGTCGAGGTTGAGATTTTACGGGGTTGACGGGGCTCGAAAAGTGTCTCATGAATAAATTGAGGTTGGTAGACCCCAAAAATATCAACTCTGGAGCTTCATCTAAGCTAGAATTAGAACTGGAGGGAGtagctcagcctggagaagaggagatggaaGGAAAACCTCATGGTCCTTCCtcacaagaggaggaggagacctGAGGGAAGGGAAGACGGTGGGTTAGGTTGGACTTGAGGAGAAGATTCTTCTCCCAGAGGGTCTGGAAGAGCTTCCCAGCGGAGCCATCGCGGGGCTGGAGCCTCGAAATATTCCAGAAGCGTTTGGTCAACCCCCTCGAACACGAGGTGAGGCCGTTGGGGTTGTCCAGGTGGTCCttgggggtcccttccaactgggatgattctacgattccataaATCCTCCGAATTCCAAGGTCCAAACCCTCCCACGTGGCTCTCCAGCCTCCGAGCCGCGAGTCCCGAGCTCCCGAGAAAACTGGGAAGCTCCGAGATGAGCTCCCCGACTGGAGAACCTCCAGCAGGACCTCAACCGAGGTCTCCATGGGCTTGAGAAGGTCCTGCTGTGACTCACCCAGCTCGTTTCTCAACGTATCTGGAAGAGAAGCACGAAATATTATGAGCAagaggaaccttgtggttggatGGAGACACCCAGGGAGAAGAACCATAACCCAACGGAGCAGAATAAGGGGTCGAAACCATCTCTTACCCAGCGCCGACTCCACCACATCGTcgtctgcaagaaaaaaagaagaggagaaggtcTTTGCGTTGAAGTTGAAGGAGTTTCAGGTCTTTCTGCTGGGTGGGAAGGGTCCGTGGGGTCGTTTCCCTCAACCCTGGGGCAACCAGAGGGGGTTGGACCCTCTCCTCGTGCGtgaggagagggatggaggtgggTCTCACACACCCTGTTCCAAGTTCCTCGCTCCAACCCGGTTTTAGGAGCGAAATTAGAagatggggaagaagaaaaaagcaagaagttTGAAGAGGAGAAGACTGGAGGGGATGAAGGTTACGTGGTGGTGGGTACGTGAGCTTGGGAACATCTGAGCTTCTCAACATGGAAAGACTCTTCTCACCGTACCTGAATCCGAAGAGTTGTTCCGACATCctataaaaggaaaggaagaagaggggggTCAAGCGGTCACTCAGGGTCTGGtgacccccaaaaaccccccaGGAACCACCTTCAGGAGGCTCAAAACCTTGGATCTGGGCTGCTAAGAGGGTTCTTCTCCCCTTCCTACCTGTCCCCTGCCCCGCTTCTCCCTCGCACACAAAGAGAAGGACCTCGAGATCCCTCCGTGAGGTGGGATGATGgacttggaggtcccttccaagcaaAAACCATCCTAGGACATGAGGATCCATGAGGATCCATGAGGATCCATCAAcccttctccatccttggagaaaAGGGACCTCTGGATGAGTTTATCTCCAGAAGTCAAAGCTGCTCTATCCATGAGGGTCTTCAAGACCACGTTGGATGAAGGTTTGAGCTCCTCGATCCCTTGAAGGAGTCAAGAATTgaggctggatgggctttgagggccCTTCCAGCTCAAATAATTCCATGGTATCTCCTCACCCTACACATCTGAGTCTTTTCTTTCATCAGTTTTGACTCCTTCTCCTTCACGAGAAGCAGGGAGAAGCACCAGGGATGGGATCCCCCTCACAACCCGTGTCCTCATTCCCATAAGGATCAAGGGAACCATCAAcccttctccatccttggagaaaAGGGACCTCTGGATGAGTTTATCTCCAGAAATCAAGGCTGCTCTATCTTGAGGGTCTTCAAGACCACGTTGGATGAAGGTTTGAGCTCCTCAGTCCCTTGAAGGAGTCAAGAATTgaggctggatgggctttgaggtcccttccagctcaaataATTCCATGGTATCTCCTCACCCTACACGTCTGAGTCTTTTCTCTCATCAGTTTTGACTCCTTCTCCTTCACAAGAAGGTTTGGATGGAGCGGAGAACGGAGCCTCCTCACCTCTGTAGATCCGGACGGCTCCCACCGCCAAGGTGAGGAGGAACAGGGTGAAGACCGTCCAGAAGGAGGGCATCCAGGGCGACTGGCTCGGGAAAATGGAACCTTGGGAAATGAAAGGTCGGAGCGTTAACCGGG
It encodes the following:
- the LOC138734887 gene encoding uncharacterized serine/threonine-protein kinase SBK3-like; translated protein: MEDSDSDGEATAESLERLMVRTDPQVPRRELEDDYEVLEELGRGSYGRVVLVRPHRGGSPLVLKLLGKERTERRTFLREYCVSRCAAAHGSCLRALPGAFETSSHYVFALEVAPAGDLCSLLEPGEGLPEAPVKRCAAQVASALDFLHGLALVHGDVKLDNVLLFDRQCRLVKLGDFGLTRPQGSAVGPSASALPYAAPELLALVASQTLSLEPSVDVWAFGVLLFCLATGRFPWASARGDDPDFQEFSSWQEGKPGGEVPPPAAWEVFTEEGLEMMRRVMKMDPERRSAAGEVEKYLHRPWLVATGSGEGATGGDQSALRTGSTGELEGEDGGEGSSREETSSSQSLLRTGELVGEDGGEGSSREETSSSHSLLRTGSTGELEGEDGGEGSSREETSSSQSLLRTGELVGEDGGEGSSREETSSSQSLLRTGELVGDGGGEGSSRAATSSSQFLLRTGSTGSTGEVAGDGGGEGSSREETSSSQSSLRTGSTGEVVGDGGGEGSSREETSSSQSPLRTGSTGELDGDGGGEGSSREETSSSQSLLRTGELVGDGGGEGSSREETSSSQSLLRTGSTGELEGEDGGEGSSREETSSSQSPLRTGSTGSTGEVDGDDGGEGSSRPAISSSQSPLSTGSTGELDADGARDGPSTGPSPP